A window of the Dioscorea cayenensis subsp. rotundata cultivar TDr96_F1 chromosome 14, TDr96_F1_v2_PseudoChromosome.rev07_lg8_w22 25.fasta, whole genome shotgun sequence genome harbors these coding sequences:
- the LOC120276162 gene encoding uncharacterized protein LOC120276162, with product MNRAKRMLLDDPNYKKGFKFDHVWHIVRNFEKFKDNVIPSRQINRKHGFDYVSSESENPTPESQAPESPGLSQFSPNLDNSVGGSPSELPIGQKKAKLKKKMDDKVASSISRLKDDNSKIMEKLEKTNADRQMFLQMQNKNLAFQQMRYEDKILMRDLNSIADPNIRACIQAQ from the coding sequence ATGAATCGAGCAAAGAGAATGCTTTTGGACGATCCTAACTATAAGAAAGGGTTCAAGTTTGATCATGTGTGGCATATTGTGAGGAACTTTGAGAAGTTTAAAGATAATGTTATTCCATCTAGACAAATTAATAGAAAGCATGGATTTGACTATGTATCATCAGAATCTGAAAATCCCACGCCAGAATCGCAAGCACCAGAATCTCCTGGACTTTCTCAATTTTCTCCTAACTTAGACAATAGTGTTGGTGGCTCACCTTCTGAACTCCCAATCGGACAGAAGAAAgccaaattgaagaaaaaaatggatgacAAAGTAGCATCTTCTATTAGTCGTTTAAAAGATGATAACTCCAAGATAATGGAGAAGTTAGAGAAGACTAATGCAGATCGCCAAATGTTCTTACAAATGCAGAACAAAAATCTTGCTTTTCAACAAATGAGATAtgaggacaaaattttgatgCGAGACTTGAATTCTATAGCTGATCCAAATATTCgtgcttgtatacaagcacaataa